From one Triticum urartu cultivar G1812 chromosome 3, Tu2.1, whole genome shotgun sequence genomic stretch:
- the LOC125547457 gene encoding uncharacterized protein LOC125547457: MASAATSVAIVLIVLAGVSSGLPATYADTNVAARMCLKTTNPMLCMVILKVNPKSAYASTEQDVGSVALQIASHTAEYNVGVINNLNKGSLGKPEGGALAQCLWAYQDADNNLKHNARTGFDRGDYVVAMALVSGA, translated from the coding sequence ATGGCAAGCGCAGCAACATCCGTAGCTATTGTTCTTATTGTGCTCGCCGGCGTGTCCTCCGGCCTCCCTGCCACCTATGCTGACACCAACGTGGCCGCCCGGATGTGCCTGAAGACCACGAACCCCATGCTGTGCATGGTCATTCTGAAGGTCAACCCAAAGAGCGCCTACGCCTCCACGGAGCAGGACGTCGGCAGCGTCGCGCTGCAGATCGCGAGTCACACCGCTGAGTACAACGTCGGGGTCATCAACAACCTAAACAAGGGCAGCCTAGGCAAGCCCGAGGGAGGCGCGCTGGCGCAATGCCTCTGGGCCTATCAGGACGCCGACAACAATCTCAAACACAACGCCCGAACCGGTTTCGACCGTGGGGACTACGTCGTTGCGATGGCTCTCGTTTCGGGCGCCTAG
- the LOC125547455 gene encoding uncharacterized protein LOC125547455: MASTATTVAMALVVLAAVSSDVLPVADADAGLISRTCKKTKTPAICVAMLRADRRTDGAMNLYGLASNALLIAIDTVYNNTRVIVDLLFEGKEGTPEEEALAVCKQAYLEADNDLELQARLALDFLDYAGASKVILLAKDAGDMCEDAFKAIKKKSPLADLDRQMTERCAVTADLMDLLASKRSE, encoded by the coding sequence ATGGCGAGCACGGCAACAACTGTAGCAATGGCTCTCGTCGTGCTCGCAGCCGTGTCCTCTGACGTCCTTCCCGTCGCTGACGCCGACGCCGGCCTCATCTCCAGGACGTGCAAGAAGACCAAGACCCCCGCGATCTGCGTGGCCATGCTGCGCGCCGACCGAAGGACCGACGGCGCCATGAACCTGTACGGCCTCGCCAGCAACGCGCTGCTGATCGCCATCGACACTGTCTACAACAACACTAGGGTAATCGTCGACTTGCTGTTCGAGGGCAAAGAGGGCACGCCGGAGGAGGAAGCGCTGGCCGTTTGCAAGCAAGCCTATCTCGAAGCCGACAACGACCTTGAGCTCCAAGCGCGCCTTGCCCTCGACTTTTTGGACTATGCCGGCGCGTCCAAGGTCATCTTGCTCGCCAAGGACGCCGGTGATATGTGTGAGGACGCGTTCAAGGCGATCAAGAAGAAGTCCCCCCTGGCCGACTTGGATCGCCAGATGACAGAGCGCTGTGCTGTCACCGCCGACCTCATGGATCTGCTTGCCTCCAAGCGATCGGAATAA